In Osmerus mordax isolate fOsmMor3 chromosome 23, fOsmMor3.pri, whole genome shotgun sequence, one DNA window encodes the following:
- the nedd8 gene encoding NEDD8, whose product MLIKVKTLTGKEIEIDIEPTDKVERIKERVEEKEGIPPQQQRLIYSGKQMNDEKTAADYKIQGGSVLHLVLALRGGEVLHSPRSLQSAL is encoded by the exons ATGTTGATTAAAGTCAAG ACGCTCACCGGTAAGGAGATCGAAATTGACATTGAGCCGACAGACAAG gtGGAACGGATTAAagaaagggtggaggagaaagaggggatccCACCCCAGCAACAGAGGCTGATCTACAGTGGTAAACAAAT GAACGATGAGAAGACAGCAGCAGACTACAAGATCCAGGGGGGCTCAGTTCTACATCTGGTCCTCGCCCTCAGAGGAGGGGAAGTCCTCCACAGCCCCAGGAGCCTCCAGTCTGCCTTGTAA